In Miscanthus floridulus cultivar M001 chromosome 8, ASM1932011v1, whole genome shotgun sequence, the sequence AGGTAAAGAATCCTCTTATCTGCTATTGCACGTAACACACTCATAGCTTGGCATGATCATGTAGTTTCTTCTCAACATATTATTCCTAGTGTCCGGTCTGTCATGAAGGGGTAGCCAAAAGAAGAACTTGTGCTTTCCCCTTGCGCAATATTTCCACATCCATGAGAAAAATGGAGAGTTGGGTGTTGTGCCAATAAATTGTTGGTAGACTTTGTTGAAGCTAAACTCCTCATCCCCCCAAATATAAGTTCAGGTGTCTCTTAACTCTCCGTGATCATTTTTCAGATGCTTTCTTTGAATGAGTCCATGTACTTCTGACAGTAGTTCGGAAGCTAAGGTGGATAGAGGAATCCAAAAGTTCCGCTGACTGGTCTTGTTAGAAAATCTTCGAGTGAGAAATGCGGCTTCATGCATGGGGAAATTAAGAAGAGTTGTGGGTAAGCTTGTTTAAGGATGCGGCCACACCAAAGGTCTTCCTAGAAAAGAACAGTTTCACCTTGGGCCAGGGTCACAGGAAGCTATCATTCTAAAAGAATCAATCAGTTTGATTATGCCTCTCCACAGAAACGATCCAAATGGTGTACGTTATACCTTGAGGTGGGTTCCCTTTTCTGTAAAGGCATTTCCATGTTAGCTAGGTGAACCCAAGGGAAGTCGACATGATTATAGAACTTGTGGAGGCATTTGGAGATCAAGGCGGTCTTGTGAGCTCTGAGATTGATAATGCTAGGACTTCTCATTCTTTTGGTCTTGTAGCTTTATTTTATTTGGAATCCTTGTATTACCCCCTCatagaagttttttttttattcaaACATCGGGGGGGTCGAGCAAGCTGAGAAATGGTCGGAGGCGTGCTCCGTTAGGTTTGGTACAAGGCCATTGGCGAAACGGGAACAATGAAGCTAGAGAGGGAGCGGTTGCTACATAGAATAGAAAACAAATTGCTCCAACCGTTTGCTATAGCGGTCGAAGTCGAAGCCAGAGCTCTCAGTCTTCCTTGCACGCAATCATCAAGCGAGCCAAGCTTGGTTGTTCCTTCCTAAACACCACGGCGTTTTTGCGTTTCCAAAGATGCCAGCAGCATAGGATCGGAGGATCAGGGTGGAGATCGAACAGAGGTTGGGGAACGTGAGTCGGCCACCTGATCTCCCAGAGATGAGCTGCTGCATCTGGTATTTCGGCAGTGCCCCTAGAACTCCTTCGCAAAGGGGCAGTCGCGCGCGGACAAGTGGGTTTCAGAATCACCACACCGCATACAACGCATGTCTGTCTGTCTTCGTCGACGatgtttttcttgatcagctaGGTTAGGTTTGAACTACACTGGAGGCGGTCGTACAGTAGAAGCCAACCAAATAACACATGTGAAGTTTTTACCACGCACACCGTACCATTAAAGAGCACGTACATAAGAAATTCTTGTACTTAGCAAACCTTTACACCACCCTATCCGTTTCTCAAGAAAAGCCTTTTTTTCCCCTTAAAATTTGAAGAGTGAGAGGGCGTTCTAGCTCGTCAAAAGTTTTCTCAGAGTGGAGCTTGAGGGTGACTATTTATTTTTCGCTTTGGTGACAAAACTGTAAGAACCGAAGGGCCTAAGCTCAACGATCCTGTATTGTTCTACTCTTAATAAAATTACGGAGATTGATTATACGGCTGATCATTTGTGCTACTTGTGCAACGCTGGGGCTGTTATGGTTGCTGCATGAACCAACACTaattaagagcatctccaagagttccctaaatctCTTACTAATACTTGGTTTTTTTTAGTAAGATGAGAAAAAACTCATCTCCAACCACCCCTAATCCATTCTCCTAATATTTTAGAACTTAGAAAAAGTCACAATGTTCCGCGTAAGTAAAGTTGCGCGTATCTTCTCTCTCCGGCGCGTGTTTGTCGGCAAATCTAAAGGCAGAAGGGcatagaaagaataaagaataggaAATGGTTCCTGATGcgaatgtaaagagagagagaatatataaaagtggttaggataatttagaaatagtataggattcctgatgtaaaattgtcttctttattttaggagtggattattagaaacttTTGGAGATGGCATTCTTTATTCATTTCGATACCTTTTTAGGATTTGTAAAATTTCTTGTTTTTAGAAAGAAAATATTGGGGTCCTGGCTGCTGGGTGCTGTTTGGTTCGGCGGTGGGAACGGCAACCGTGATGTAATGAGGAGATGGTGTGATCTGTTAGCATGCAACGACTGAAAGAGCAATTTATTTGGATGGCTTTTTATTGCATATTTGCATGCGCGGGGAGTGCGCGGCAACAGATAGCCCGGTGGAGACAGCGGTAACCAAATTGCATTTGCATGGGCCCGTATGGTTCACGGTGTGATCCATTACGGCTCTATCCAACCAAACGCAGACCAAGGAAATCTTTAGCGCTGTGGACTGATCACGGGCACAAAGTTCCGAACAGTTGCTCAAGCTAAGCTGGCGTGCGGCCACAGCCACAATACACATGCCATGCCGCAGCACCCACTCCGGCATCGATTCTTCTGGTGTTAccaaaattttataaaatttttcaaaatttttcgtcacatcaaatctttagacgtatgcatgaagcattaaatataaataaaaaataaaactaattacacagtttagacgaaattcacgagacgaatcttttaagtctaattagactataattgaacactaattgttaaataacaacaaaaatattatagtattattttctaaaaaaattcgtcaactaaacaaggccctagtctAGCAGCTGAAACGGACACCTTACCTGACCTGATTTGACTCGTCAGTTGTCACTCTATCTGCTTATAGACGAGGAGGTTACAAGAGCGGTTACATTACATCGGCCTGCCATGCATGCTTCACAAAATGTCGTGGCAATAGTAACACTGAACAACAGTAATTATTTAGAGGGAAAATTAGTTTCGTAGCACCGAAAGAACGCGAGATCAGAAAAATACCATCAAAAGTTTATCGCACCGTAAAATACTATCAAAAGTGAGTATTTGTTCCGCAATCTAGCACTCTATTACTTTTGCTGTTAATGTCGTTTGTTGACACCGTCTGAGCCTTCGTTTCACTAAAGAATGAGCAGGAACCATGGGAGGACGTGGAGAACAACCTCTAGACTGGATCAACCTGGGCAGGCCTGCAGTGGTAGAGCAAGAACATGCCCATAGGCCTGCTGCTGCTGAACGGTGTGACAAGGGCTGCTCGGGCTGTGGCTTCATGCGGCAGCTAGTCCGTACTCGCCCTGCCGTTGGCAATGAGGATCCTGGAAGTGTTCAGCGGCATCACGCAGGCCTGGCAGACGGCGAGCACCTCGCTGCCGCCGGTGCTGCAGATTGCGCCGGATcccggagccggagatgatgtcgCACTGGCAGCTCTTCTTGCGTGCGCCGGCGCCGGGCATGGTGCTATTGTAGACCAGGCTGCCGGCTGCCGAAGCGCGCGGTCGCCCTTCCCGCAGCATGCGACGGGGTAGTTGCTCTTGAGGATGCCGCACACCACGTCGCGTCAGCCTCGATGGCCAGGAAATCCGTGTTCCTGTACTAGTCCGGCACCCGGCGCCCCAGCAGTCCAGCACTGGATCGACCCGGCCGCTGCCCGAGAGGATGCAGGTGGCGTCGTTGCCGAGCGCCATGGTCAGCATGTCGCCCGACAGCTTGTGCGTCGGTACCTCGGGGACGGCGCCGCCGCCCCAAAAGGCGAAGCCGCCCTCCGCGTCAACGGCGCAGGCgtggcggtggccggtggcgACGTTCTTGAAGGCCGCGgccgtgggcgcgagcgacggcgcCGAAGCAGCTCATGCTGGTCTTGCCGAGCTTGCTGATGCCGCAGAGGAAGTCGTGGCCCAGTGCGATGCGGGAGAAGTCGAGGGCCTCGAGGCCTTTTGGGAGGTCGAGCCGTTGAGGTGGGGCCGTGGTCGTCTGAGAGGCCGCAAACGTGGCAGCCGCCGGCGTTGAGCGAGCGGGGCGAGGGGCCAGTAGAGGCAGCGGCCGACGGGGCGGGAGCAGTTGGCGGCGAACTCCTCGGAGAAAGACCACCAGCGCATGGCAGCGTGTCCGCCGAGCGGGGCCGTGAGGCCGCATAGGAAGTCAGTCCCGGCTGTGATGGCATGTTGGCAGAGGGGTAGACGAACTGCTCGTCGTCGGGGAGCGAGGTGAAGTGCAGCTTGGAGCCTCGGACTGACTCCAACAAACGACGTTAACGACGAAAGTACCATAGTGCTAGATTACGGAAGGATGTTCATTTTTAACCATATTTTACGATGCGATAAACTTTCGATGATATTTTTCGGATCTCACGTTCTTTAGGTGCCATGAGACCAATTTTCCCTTATTTAGAATAATTAACTGGCAGCTGGACGGCCTGTCCTCCTGACAAAACTAAAATGTATATTTACACATGCGAAAAAGAGAGCAAAATCCGAAGAAGAAGGAAACCATTGCCAATCACCAACCAAACTGTTGGCCAGCCGACAGATTAAGGCGAGCCGGAAGCGTAATtcaggacgacgacgatgacgcatCTGCAGGCTGCGCGGCGGCTACAACGGCGGTCGGCGCGCGGCATGTCGGGCAGGAGGAGCGGCGGCCCCCCGCGAGCCAGCGCTCGATGCATCGGGCGTGGAATCCGTGGCGGCAGGCCGGCATGACGCGCACGGCGTCCCCGTCTGCGAACTCGGCGAGGCAGATGGCGCACTCGGCCGCGGTGCCCGCCAGCTTGGTGCCCGCCGCGGAGTACACCAGGGCAGGTGGCGGGGGCGGGGCCGCCTCCAGCTCCACGGGCGGCTTCTCCGGGTCCTCCACCGacacgccgctgccgctgctgatGCTGTTGCCCGGATGGTCACCAGagccggcgccgcggcggcgggcgcggcggagcAGGTAGCGCACGGCGGCGTTGAGCGCGAGGCCGAGCGCGAGCGCGGCCAGCAGTGCGGCCAGGATGACGGCCATGTTGCTTGCGAAGTCGCCGGCGCCGGAGTAGGGGCCCCAGCGGTTGGTGGCGATGCTGCTGGCGGCGGCCGCGCCGTGGTGGCTGGTGCTGCTGTTGGTGCTGGGCTCCGACAGCTGGTGGTCGTGGTCCTGGTCAGCCAGCCCCTGCGTCGCCATGGCCATGGTGTCGCTAGCTGAGGGTTGATTGCCTACCAAGCGCGGATAGACTGTGGGAGTGGAACTGACTGAGTGGCCGAGGCCCGAGGCTGTGAAGGAATGAATGGATGTATGGATTAAGGATGGATCTCCCAGGGGCCAAGGCAACAAGCCATGGTATGCCTGAGGTGTACTAGGGCCTGGCTCTGTTCGCTGGCCGAAAAAATGGCCGTTCATGCtcatttattatgagaaaaaatagTATTATTTTGTTGAAACGGTAGGCGAAGGTGAAACCAACACCATTAGTCCATCACCAACGGATCGAGGGAGCAGACCAGGGCACCACCAGGCAGGTGACTGCTGCATCAGCCTGCAGGAGAGGGTGACGTGGCACGCAGCCTTTTACATGTGGGCTGTTGCAGCTTTCCCCTGATTGTCCGTTCCTTCTCCAGCTGCAAATCCAAGCCTCTCACACTCCTCCCTGCGCTTAGGGATGCAAAAGGATCGCATACGGATGGATAGCAACTATATTAAATTTATTTTCGTATTTCTGTTTAGACTCAGATAACGTCAGCTATGttggatatgatacgattggatatcgatatTATagatatgcgatttgagtatttggatacagATACGAGATaccggatgttggatatccggacttgaTTACAGCCGAACGTCTCTCGTTGCTAACTCTAGCAGCAAATAAAGTCCATCAATCGTACAAGCAAAATAATTCAGGAGATAAACTAATCAGAGATATTTATCCACGTTCATGTAAGGAAAGAAAGAGACTAAAACGCTGACATGTAACTAAAGCAGAGATATTTCTGAAAAAAGGAGCTCTATGCAATATATAAAACTAATCTGTTAGGAGACTccaaatagaaaccatgtgccgCTAATATATTTGGATCAAAGGACTCTCAAA encodes:
- the LOC136470885 gene encoding RING-H2 finger protein ATL79-like, coding for MAMATQGLADQDHDHQLSEPSTNSSTSHHGAAAASSIATNRWGPYSGAGDFASNMAVILAALLAALALGLALNAAVRYLLRRARRRGAGSGDHPGNSISSGSGVSVEDPEKPPVELEAAPPPPPALVYSAAGTKLAGTAAECAICLAEFADGDAVRVMPACRHGFHARCIERWLAGGRRSSCPTCRAPTAVVAAAQPADASSSSS